One Tenrec ecaudatus isolate mTenEca1 chromosome 12, mTenEca1.hap1, whole genome shotgun sequence DNA segment encodes these proteins:
- the PROCR gene encoding endothelial protein C receptor — protein MLTTLLPLLSLLLLPRWALCSQEASDGSRSLHMFQFAYFHDPSQVWYRGNASLGGQLTHTLDGPQSNVTILQLQPLEEPESWARTEKTLHNYLRAFTGLVQLVNLERGLAFPLIIRCFLGCELPPQGSKARVFFEVAVNGSAFANFQPETASWVGLDHTPSKVASYALKELNTHNQTRYDVLEFLQDTCVQYVEEHTRKNIPGSQTGRSYTSLVLGVLVGSFIITGVAVGIFLCTGGRRC, from the exons ATGTTGACAACATTGCTGCCACTGCTGTCTCTGTTGCTCCTGCCCCGCTGGGCCCTTTGTAGCCAGGAAGCCTCAGATG GCTCACGAAGTCTCCACATGTTCCAGTTTGCCTACTTCCATGACCCCTCTCAAGTGTGGTACCGGGGCAACGCGTCGCTGGGCGGGCAGCTGACGCACACGTTGGACGGCCCACAATCCAACGTCACGATCCTCCAGCTGCAGCCCTTGGAGGAGCCAGAGAGTTGGGCACGCACCGAGAAGACCCTGCACAATTACCTGAGGGCCTTCACCGGCCTCGTGCAGCTGGTGAACTTAGAGCGGGGCTTGGCCT TTCCTCTGATTATCCGCTGCTTCCTGGGCTGCGAACTGCCTCCGCAGGGTTCCAAAGCCCGCGTCTTCTTCGAGGTGGCTGTGAATGGGAGTGCCTTTGCGAACTTCCAGCCAGAGACAGCTTCATGGGTGGGACTTGACCACACACCCTCCAAAGTGGCCTCCTACGCCCTCAAGGAGCTCAACACCCACAATCAAACTCGGTACGACGTGCTGGAGTTCCTGCAGGACACCTGTGTGCAGTATGTGGAGGAACATACCAGGAAGAACATACCAG GGAGCCAGACAGGCCGTTCCTACACCTCGCTGGTCCTGGGCGTCTTGGTGGGCAGCTTCATCATCACCGGTGTGGCTGTGGGCATCTTCCTGTGCACAGGTGGACGGCGGTGTTAA